From one Onychomys torridus chromosome 12, mOncTor1.1, whole genome shotgun sequence genomic stretch:
- the Trmt10c gene encoding tRNA methyltransferase 10 homolog C: protein MNVTVRFLRPFARLMVPFTFHRKRRNLYSTILQRSMSSKVPSLSCHSKDSTSPPEQLELDRWKTTMKSSIQEDGVSVVSDKDQDSQAATRELVEMWRLLGKEVPEHITEEELKTLMECASKSAKKKYLRFLYGKEKMKKAKQIKKEMKAQAREEEKKAKLLEATTSEEQRDFMFLRLWDRWINMALGWKGVQAMKFGQPLVFDMGYENFMKSSELQNTVSQLLESEGWNRKNVDPFHIYFCNLELDGAYHRELVRRYGEKWDRLLLTATAKSAVDLFPKDSIIYLTADSPNIMTTFKHDKIYIIGSFVDKNTQTGTSLAKAKRLNLATERLPLDKYLQWEVGNKNLTLDQMIRILLCMKNTGSWEEALKFVPRRKHTGYLEIPQHSREAFRKQKKTKTSSFLEGSLNVRRHKR, encoded by the coding sequence ATGAATGTTACTGTCCGATTTTTAAGACCTTTTGCCAGGTTAATGGTACCATTTACCTTTCATAGGAAGAGAAGGAATTTATACTCAACAATTCTGCAGAGGTCAATGTCTTCCAAAGTACCTTCTTTGTCCTGTCATAGTAAGGACAGTACATCCCCTCCTGAACAGCTAGAATTGGATCGGTGGAAAACTACGATGAAATCTAGCATTCAAGAAGATGGTGTTTCAGTGGTCTCGGACAAAGATCAAGATTCTCAAGCTGCCACCAGAGAATTAGTTGAGATGTGGAGGTTACTTGGCAAAGAAGTACCAGAACATATCACTGAAGAAGAACTCAAAACCCTTATGGAATGTGCTTCTAAATCAgccaaaaaaaaatacttaaggtTTTTGTATggtaaggagaaaatgaaaaaagctaagcagataaagaaggaaatgaaggcacaggccagggaagaagagaagaaggccAAGCTGCTGGAAGCCACCACAAGTGAGGAGCAGCGGGACTTTATGTTTCTTCGACTCTGGGACCGCTGGATCAACATGGCACTGGGTTGGAAGGGTGTCCAGGCTATGAAGTTTGGACAGCCTTTGGTTTTTGATATGGGTTATGAAAATTTTATGAAATCAAGTGAACTGCAGAATACTGTTTCTCAACTTTTAGAAAGTGAAGGATGGAACAGAAAAAATGTTGATCCTTTCCACATTTATTTCTGCAATCTTGAACTAGATGGAGCTTATCATCGAGAGTTAGTTAGACGTTACGGTGAAAAATGGGACAGATTGCTCttaacagcaacagcaaagtcTGCTGTGGATTTATTTCCAAAGGACAGTATTATATATTTAACTGCAGACTCTCCCAACATTATGACGACCTTCAAGCACGATAAGATTTATATAATTGGATCATTTGTTGATAAAAATACACAGACAGGCACATCCCTAGCCAAGGCAAAACGGCTAAATCTAGCAACAGAGCGCCTTCCACTAGATAAATATTTACAATGGGAAGTTGGTAACAAAAATCTCACCTTAGATCAAATGATCCGTATTTTGCTCTGCATGAAAAACACTGGTAGCTGGGAAGAGGCTCTGAAGTTTGTTCCCAGGAGAAAGCATACTGGCTATTTAGAGATCCCTCAGCATTCTCGGGAGGCTTTTAGGAAacagaagaagacaaagacaagTTCATTTCTAGAAGGTTCCTTAAATGTGCGCAGACATAAAAGGTGa